The segment GGCCGTACTAGCGCTGATGGATAAAAGTGCCGCCACGTTAGACGAAGCTATCTCAAAGCTTGCTGTACAGGGAATTAATGCACACGGGTTTCCGCTAGACGTGGCAGATAAACATTCAGTAACTAAAGCATTTGCTGATATTGCCGATCGATTAGGGCCTATTGATGGGTGTGTCAATAATGCGGGTATTACTGACGATGCGCTTTTATTAAAAGTCAAAGACGGCGTAGTGGCCAAGCGCATGTCGTTAGATGCGTGGCAGCGTGTCATTGATGTCAACCTGACCGGCGTTTTCCTGTGTGGCCGCGAAGCTGCTGGCCAGATGGTGGAGTCGGGAAAAGGCGGTGTCATCGTTAACATCTCAAGTATTTCCCGGGCCGGCAATATGGGTCAAACCAACTACGCGGCGGCCAAAGCGGGTGTCCATGCTCTAACGGTAACGTGGGCAAAAGAGCTGGCTAAATACAGCATTCGCACCGCCACCGTGGCACCAGGGTTTATCGACACACCCATGACAGCCACCATGCGTCCTGATATGTACGAGAAAATTGCAGGCTCTGTGCCACTTAAGCGATTAGGAGAAGCAGATAATATTGCCCAATGTGTGGCGTTTATTGTAGAGAACGACTACTTCACAGGCAGGATTATTGAGTGTGACGGTGGTTTAAGGATGTAATT is part of the Halomonas alkaliantarctica genome and harbors:
- a CDS encoding SDR family NAD(P)-dependent oxidoreductase; protein product: MNIKNKVIAITGGASGLGYAMAERLGEQGAVLALMDKSAATLDEAISKLAVQGINAHGFPLDVADKHSVTKAFADIADRLGPIDGCVNNAGITDDALLLKVKDGVVAKRMSLDAWQRVIDVNLTGVFLCGREAAGQMVESGKGGVIVNISSISRAGNMGQTNYAAAKAGVHALTVTWAKELAKYSIRTATVAPGFIDTPMTATMRPDMYEKIAGSVPLKRLGEADNIAQCVAFIVENDYFTGRIIECDGGLRM